The Rhododendron vialii isolate Sample 1 chromosome 8a, ASM3025357v1 genome has a window encoding:
- the LOC131298112 gene encoding uridylate kinase PUMPKIN, chloroplastic-like yields the protein MGGYPRLCGRTVLNCSSPEMGPTSEPVNGRQPHRHSMPPFNARLDEVGIPKPSFKWRRVLLKVSGEALAGDQTQNIDPKVTMAIAREVAAVTLLGIEVAIVVGGGNIFRGSSWAGSSGLNHSSADYIGMLATVMNAMFLQAMMESIGIPTRVQTAFRMSEVAEPYIRRRAVRHLEKGRVVIFAAGTGNLSSADTAAALRCAEINAEVMLKATNVDGVYDDNPRHNPNVSLLDCLTYQDVLSRDLSVMDMTAITLCQENNIPVVVFNLNKPRNISKAILGERVGTLIGGTWNSAPART from the exons GCAACCTCATCGACATTCTATGCCTCCTTTTAATGCGAGACTTGATGAAGTTGGCATACCCAAACCATCATTTAAATGGCGTAGGGTGTTGCTTAAAGTAAGTGGAGAAGCCCTTGCAGGAGATCAAACACAGAACATTGATCCAAAG GTTACAATGGCCATTGCAAGGGAGGTTGCAGCTGTAACTCTGCTAGGCATTGAG GTCGCAATTGTTGTTGGTGGGGGAAATATCTTCCGAGGCTCCTCTTGGGCAGGCAGTAGTGGCCTCAACCACTCATCAGCTGATTATATTGG AATGTTGGCAACTGTTATGAATGCCATGTTTCTACAAGCTATGATGGAGAGCATTGGTATCCCCACTAGAGTCCAGACAGCATTTCGCATGTCTGAAGTTGCTGAACCATACATACGTAGAAGGGCTGTTAGGCATTTAGAGAAAGGAAGGGTTGTGATTTTCGCAGCTGGAACTGGAAACCTTTCTTCAGCAGACACTGCTGCAGCTCTTCGTTGTGCTGAGA TTAATGCAGAGGTGATGCTGAAAGCTACGAATGTTGATGGGGTATATGATGACAATCCCAGGCATAACCCAAATGTTTCCCTTCTTGATTGTCTAACTTATCAAGATGTGTTGTCGAGGGATCTTTCGGTGATGGACATGACCGCCATTACTTTGTGCCAAGAAAACAACATTCCTG TCGTTGTCTTCAATCTGAATAAACCGCGTAATATCTCCAAAGCGATCCTGGGAGAGAGGGTTGGCACGCTGATTGGAGGGACATGGAATTCAGCCCCAGCAAGGACTTGA
- the LOC131336058 gene encoding protein MKS1 — translation MQPQESSTDGSPSPTRRQLQGPRPPQLRVRKDSHMIKKPPIAPQPSHPQAPPRPPQHTAAGPSQSRQPVIIYAVSPKVIHTTVTDFMSLVQRLTGSSSGDHASSSSSANRGDVSPAARLASIERTSPRERERDREREVASDIMGMVEGIEVGQGHNPGILSPAPATLPPISPGYFFSPRSDPHGFSILQDLSSPFNPFNQGNNMFMTSPSTLFSAPMASPSPSSFDLFNQQFFDF, via the coding sequence ATGCAGCCGCAGGAGTCCTCCACCGACGGCAGCCCATCTCCGACGAGGAGACAACTTCAGGGCCCACGGCCGCCCCAACTTAGAGTCAGGAAAGACTCCCACATGATCAAGAAACCCCCAATCGCCCCCCAGCCGTCCCACCCCCAAGCGCCGCCGCGACCTCCGCAGCACACGGCCGCGGGACCGTCCCAGAGTCGGCAGCCGGTGATTATCTACGCCGTGTCTCCCAAAGTCATACACACCACCGTCACGGACTTCATGTCCTTGGTCCAACGCCTCACCGGATCTTCCTCCGGCGACcacgcctcctcctcctcctccgccaaTCGTGGTGATGTGTCGCCGGCGGCGAGGTTGGCTTCGATAGAGCGGACGAGTccgagggagagagaaagggataGAGAAAGAGAAGTAGCGAGTGATATTATGGGTATGGTTGAAGGAATCGAGGTGGGTCAGGGTCATAATCCGGGGATTCTATCGCCGGCGCCGGCGACTCTGCCGCCTATATCGCCGGGATACTTCTTCTCGCCGAGATCGGACCCACATGGGTTTTCAATTTTGCAAGATCTAAGCAGTCCTTTCAATCCTTTCAATCAAGGGAACAACATGTTTATGACGAGTCCTTCAACCTTGTTTTCAGCTCCGATGGCTTCACCTTCGCCGTCGTCGTTCGACCTATTCAACCAACAATTCTTTGACTTTTAG